From the Deltaproteobacteria bacterium genome, the window TCACCCTCCTGAAAAAGGACGGTTATCCCACGGCCGGCTACGAGGTTGACCTTTATGCCAAGATCTCCTATACCATGATCAGCTTCATTATGGTTCTTCTGGGAATCCCCTTCGCGCTGCACACCAACCGCAAGGGGGGCCTTGCTTTCAGTATCGGAATCAGCCTGGTGGTGGGATTCATCTATTGGCTGGCCTTTTCGGTCGGGCTCTCCTTCGGGCATGGGAGCCTGATGCCCCCCCTTCTTGCAGCGTGGATCGCCAACCTTTTCTTCGGAACGGCAGCGGGCTACCGGCTTGCCAGGGTACGATTCTGACCCCGGAGAAACCGATATACGACGGGAAAAAGGATCAGGAAGACGATTCAGGGGTCTCTTCTTCCCCGCCGGCAAGGCGGGCCAATTCCACCAACTGTTCCGGTTTCCCTACACAGATCAGACGGTCCCCCGCCTCCAGAATGGTCGAGGGAGCCAGGCTGGTATTCATGGTACCATCCTCCTTCTTAACGGCCACAATCAGGAGCCCTAATTCTTCCCGAATCCGGGAGTCTACGATTCGGACACCGTTGAAAGAAGAAGAACCGGAAATACGGATGGCATCAAGACGGAAGCCCATCTTGCCGTCTCGGCTGACCGCAGTCTCCAGAAAACTTGCGACATGGGGCCGGAAGATCGATTGGGCGATTTTGGAGGCCCCGATCAGGTAGGGAGAAACCACCATATCGGCCCCGGCCCGTTTGAACTTCTTTTCCGCCCCCTCCCCGCCGGCACGGGTAATAATCTTCAACTTTGCCTTGATTTCACGGGCGCTCAAAACCACATAGAGGTTTTCCGCATCGGAAGTCAAAACCGAGATTAGTCCTGTGGCCCGTTCAATCCCCGCCGACAGAAGGGTCTCATCCTGTGTTGCATCTCCCTGAATGACGACATGTCCCTTCTCATGAATCTCCGTAACCACCTCGGGGTCTTTCTCAATCACGACAAAGGGAAACATCGCCGCAGCAAATTCCGAGCAGATATGTTTCCCCATTCGGCCGTACCCGCAGATAATATAGTGTTCCTTTAACCGTTTAATTTTCTCGTTCACCTTCTTCCTCCCAAGCACTTCCCGGATCTCCCCTTCGAGGAGGATCCCGATGGCCGTTTTGAAAACATAGGCAACCGTCCCGACCCCAACGAGAATCAGGACAACCGTAAAGATTCTTCCTGCCGTATCCATCCGATGCACTTCCATAAAACCGATCGTGGAAAGGGTGATCACCGTCATGTAGAGTGCATCGGTTACTCCCCACCCCTCAATCATCATGTACCCCACGATTCCAAAGGCCATGATCCCTGCAAGGATCAGCAGTGAAACTTTCAGCTTTTTGATCGGATTGACCAATCGATCCTCCCGGACATGAAATTCAGATGCACAATCTCGAAAACTCTTAAGATATCAAACGCCTCGGAGAAAAGTTACGGAGTTGGAGAGCCCGCTGCCCCGGGCTGTATCGCCCTTTCTCTCTCTTCGGGCTCTCCATTGACTTCCGGGAAACGAAGAGGGAGCGTCACCAGGGAGAAGGGGTCAATTCGCACACCATTGAGCCGCGCCCCCCAGTGGAGATGGGGCCCCGTCACCCGTCCCGTGGCACCCACATGCCCCAGGACCGAACCTTGACGGACGATCTGCCCTTTCCGAACGGCAAAGTCTTCTAAATGCGCATAGAGGGTATAGAGCCCGCCTCCGTGATCGAGGATCACCGTGTTGCCGCTGAAGAAGAGATTGTCAGCCATGACCACCCGTCCGGCATCCGGGGCCTTCACCGGGGTTCCGGCGCCGGCAAGAAGGTCGGCTCCCGAATGGGGGCTCCGGGGTTCACCGTTGAAGATGCGGCGCAATCCGAAGGAACTCCCCCGTGCCGCCTCAACGGGAGCAGTGAATCCCCGCAACCAGAAGGCCTTCCGGCTGCGGATTTTGTAAAGCGCCGCCAGTCCCTTCTTCTCCCCGTGCACACGGGCAAGATCCTTGCGGGAAAGATCAACATACTTCTTCCGGACGGTAATCCGCTCCAGGGGAAAAATCTTCGGCAGAACGGTAATGTGAAAGACCCCTTCCGTTTTTTTGCCGTCCGGAAAATCGGCCCGGTACGTCAGGGAATGACTGCGAGGTGAAACGGTCAACCCCACGGCCGCCAAGGCAGACCATCGTCTCCCCTTCTCATTCGAAGTGAAGAGAAGTTTCTGTCCCAGAAAACTTCCTTTCACCCTGTCCAGTCTCGTGGCCGACACAATTCGTACCCAGACCGCCTGACCGGGGTAGATCTTTTTCGGAAGAACCCGGACCTGTATCTTGGTGGCCCACGCGCTGCCCGCACAGAGAAACCACACCATTAAAATCCACGACACGCGACAGATACCTTTCAGCACGAATCCTCCTCTCCCGGCCGCTTCCCCTGACGACAACGCATATATTCGATTTTGATGCAGCGGCCCATGACCACTTCCACCCCGGCCTCGTTCAATCTTTTCATCGCCTCATCATTCCGGATGCCCAACTGCATCCAGAAGACCCTGGCCCCGGATTGCACCGCTTCTTCCGCAATCGGCAGGATTGCATCGGAGCGCCGGAAGACATCGACGATTTCCAACGGTTCCGGAATGGAGCTCAGTGAGGGATAACAAATCTCCCCCAGGATCTTCCGTTGTCCCGGGTTGACGGGGATGATGCGGAAACCCTGTTCCTGCAGGTACCGTGCAACCCGATGGCTGTCCCGTTCCGGTTTCGGGGAGAGCCCCACGACGGCCACGGTACGGTATCGTTGCAGGAGATTACAAATCCGATCCGCCATGAGGGCTGTTCCTTTCCATGTTCTTCTCCACCCGGGGTGCAGGGATCATCGTCCCCCCGTCACTTCAATCCTGCCTGCCGTGCTGTGACGCAGGTGGAGCCCCGGCGGGAGAGAAGGTTGCGGAAGATTATACAAAATCCTGAAGATCGCCTGATCCTTCACGCAGGATTTCCACTTCATCCTCCAGCAGGGAGATCACACTGGAGGGTTGCACAGGAAGCAGACCGCACTCCAGGATCAGATCCACTTCCTTTCCGAAACATTTCTGCAGATCATCCGGATCCGTCATCACTTCCTCGTCACTCCGGTTTGCACTGGTACTGACAATCGGATTCCCCAGCGCCTCCACCAGGGCCTGAGGCACGGGGTGATTCGGGACCCGGATCCCTACGGTACGGCTTTTGCTCCGAAGGGTGCGGGGGGTCTCCCGGCCGGCCGGAAGGACAAAGGTATAGGCACCGGGGAGGTACCGTCTCAGGATGCGATAAGCAAAATTGGACACCATGGCATACCGGCTGATATGGGTCAGGTCGGCACAGACGAAGGAGAGCGGCTTCTTGGGGTCCCGTCCCTTGATACGAATGATCCGGTTCACCGCCTGAAGGCTGGTGATATCACAACCGAAACCGTAGA encodes:
- a CDS encoding potassium channel protein — encoded protein: MVNPIKKLKVSLLILAGIMAFGIVGYMMIEGWGVTDALYMTVITLSTIGFMEVHRMDTAGRIFTVVLILVGVGTVAYVFKTAIGILLEGEIREVLGRKKVNEKIKRLKEHYIICGYGRMGKHICSEFAAAMFPFVVIEKDPEVVTEIHEKGHVVIQGDATQDETLLSAGIERATGLISVLTSDAENLYVVLSAREIKAKLKIITRAGGEGAEKKFKRAGADMVVSPYLIGASKIAQSIFRPHVASFLETAVSRDGKMGFRLDAIRISGSSSFNGVRIVDSRIREELGLLIVAVKKEDGTMNTSLAPSTILEAGDRLICVGKPEQLVELARLAGGEEETPESSS
- a CDS encoding M23 family metallopeptidase produces the protein MSWILMVWFLCAGSAWATKIQVRVLPKKIYPGQAVWVRIVSATRLDRVKGSFLGQKLLFTSNEKGRRWSALAAVGLTVSPRSHSLTYRADFPDGKKTEGVFHITVLPKIFPLERITVRKKYVDLSRKDLARVHGEKKGLAALYKIRSRKAFWLRGFTAPVEAARGSSFGLRRIFNGEPRSPHSGADLLAGAGTPVKAPDAGRVVMADNLFFSGNTVILDHGGGLYTLYAHLEDFAVRKGQIVRQGSVLGHVGATGRVTGPHLHWGARLNGVRIDPFSLVTLPLRFPEVNGEPEERERAIQPGAAGSPTP
- a CDS encoding CoA-binding protein encodes the protein MADRICNLLQRYRTVAVVGLSPKPERDSHRVARYLQEQGFRIIPVNPGQRKILGEICYPSLSSIPEPLEIVDVFRRSDAILPIAEEAVQSGARVFWMQLGIRNDEAMKRLNEAGVEVVMGRCIKIEYMRCRQGKRPGEEDSC
- a CDS encoding threonylcarbamoyl-AMP synthase, with the protein product MATMLSIHPENPQGRHIAKAVAVLQSGGVMIYPTDTIYGFGCDITSLQAVNRIIRIKGRDPKKPLSFVCADLTHISRYAMVSNFAYRILRRYLPGAYTFVLPAGRETPRTLRSKSRTVGIRVPNHPVPQALVEALGNPIVSTSANRSDEEVMTDPDDLQKCFGKEVDLILECGLLPVQPSSVISLLEDEVEILREGSGDLQDFV